The genome window AAAGATATTCAAGACAAATGACAAGAAATCGTCCATCTATAGTTCGTCCAATAGATGTTCCAAGTCCATGAATGCCAGCATACTTATTTACTAAGCCTTCTTTATCATAAGACTCTATTGCTTTGACACTGTCCAGGGTCTTGCAAACGATTGCCAACATCTTATTCGTCCCCAAGTACTCCGACAGATGCCTTGCACAGAGAAGATTGTAGTGTAGTTTTGAAATAttcaataaaacaaatataccaACATTTCAATCATTCCACTGCTAAATAAAGAGTGAAGTCTTATACAACTTCACTAGACCATGTCTGATATCATGTAGCATCAGTGTAAGATGTAGAATCGTTACTATCTGCTCATTGcttatacaaaattatttacAATAACGTGCTTAGTCTGCTCTAGTAGCTTCCCTTGACTGTTCTACCTCTCCTAAACATTCTTTTTGTAAGGAGGATAAAATTTTGGGTGTTAAAGTGGGACTGTGGGGAAGAGGCTTATATAGAATGAACGTACCTACTGATAAGAGATTGACGCAATTTATCACTAGATACAAATAAAAAGTAGGAACCTGCTTGCCCGGGAAATCAGAAAAACTTAAAACCCACAGAACTTGGTTGAATATATAGGATGACACATAAGCTATAATTGAATATcaataatataaacttaaacaTTATTCTTACCTGCTAAGAGTATCATCATCTATCTTTCCAAGGGATGCAACAATCCCAAGCACTCCCTTAATTAATGGAAGTTGAGACCCCTGAGTATGGTGAGTCTTTAGCTGACACACAATTCCAGCTGCAGAATTTGTATGCTTTAGATTATGTTGAATCATCTCTACATCACTCTTGGTTTTGGAAAGGTTGTCTCTCTCCGCCATTAGTCCATCTGAAGAATGATACTTGCCAAGAGTAACTGAATGTACATTTAGTGGAGGTTATACAAAAACACTGATCGAGACAATTAAATACGATTGTACTGCATACActgcaaataattattttcctaAATCGATCTCTTTGGTTAAGGGATCTTTTTTGTAGAGTTAGAAATAAAGTTGTACCAGACTACCAGTTATCATTTTCAGAAAGAGATAATTGATTTTGTTATTGGTAGTTGAATATTAAGAAAAAGCTTAAAGATTCCAGGTTAGTATCACTAAGATGAAAAAGTATAATTCGTTAAAAGACACGTAGTGtggcaaaaaaagaagaagaagaagacatgTATAATATATAGGCAGTAGATATGATCATATGAATGGAGTTTCAGATATGGATATGCAGAGCTATCTATGCATACTCTTCTATTAGCTAAAGGTACATATACTCCCAAAAGAATTTGTTAGATATTACATGTTATTTCTGAGAATCAGGCGGAAAAATTCTGACTTCTTTCTTCAAACTATGATAAATTGATAATGAAGAGATAATTTCATGCTGACACTGGAACTCGGTAAATggtaataaaaaattacaacatACCTTGCAAATCAAGAATGGTATCATTTATTAGGTTTTCCTGtctctttaaaaaattaatattgtcttcatgttttttgatttttagaccTTCCTGTTTCAAGGCATCCTGTAGTTTCTGCAAAACCGAACATAACAGAGATTCAATCATCAATAACAGACAAAAGCACACATACATAGACAGTGATAGTTGAAGATAGCATAGTGAACTCAGATGTTCATCATTACCTTGGAAGCATCAACAACTGATTCCTTCTGTGAGAGTGTCCCATTTTCCAGTTCACGCCTTTCAGTAATAGCACACTCATCTTCGTCCACGAGTACTAATGCCAATGAATTTTGGGCAGCGGAGGCATTTATCTGTTGCCAAAAAACGATCACGTATCTAATTAATATACAATTAGAAGATACAAAATGATCAGTGAAGGATCAAATTGACATAATCCGAGATTatggcctttttttttttggaagaaAATTTGGCAGAGGCATTCCGGCAGTCCAGGATTCAGTCCGCTAGGCTTGATTGTCAAACGTCAACTCGTCAAGGTAAGCAAGTTTTTCTGACAAGCAGGCAGAATGGCAGACACATGCAGTTCACACAAATAATATGCACACATACATAGACCTGATGAAACAACCCAACAATAGAAATGGGACACACGtcttaattaagcataaaacaCTAAAAAGGAAAGAAACTAATAGTGCTTTGAAGTTTCATGGAACAATGTCACCACCGACATGTCAATCATATGTAATATTATCGGAATGTTGTCAGTATGACATGGCACACCACAGTGTAGCCTAACAGGTAGAAATTATGATTTAGAATCACACCCTGGTGTACAAGACACGTTACTCACCTCAAACATGTGAAGTATCCTAATATTGGCTTAAGTGTATCGTCTATAGTCCAAACACTACAATATTAGGCACACACAGTTACGTGCCTCAGAATTTAGCACGTGGCAACAAACCCTAGCTTTCCATTTACAAATCCAACGATCAATTCACACATTGTTTATTAAAAACTAAAGAAGACCTACCCAACTATGTGCATATGGTGGAACCCTTCGGAATAAGTTAAACTTTCATTTCGAAACTCAAATTTTCCCTAATAATGAGCTTCAGAAACTGCATATATACTGTATACGCACCAAAACCCCCACTCTTATTCACAGAAACAGCCAGAGCAGGGTTGCACCTGCATACTATATCTGGTTTGGTTGCAATAAAAGCCCTCCCCAAGTTTCACAAAGTGTACATTAATAATACAACATCACTACCAATTAAATCTACCAAATTTCTGAATTCTTCAAATAACAAAACAGCAAACATATATTAGTAACAGCCTGTGAGTGGCTGTGACACATACAAATCGCAAGAAGACCTAAAATTATCAAGAAAGATCAAAGCATTATAGCATAAAATCACTGTTTAGTACAAGAAAATATGAAGTTCATATACAAAAACAGATAAAGAATCAAATTTACGAAGTTTCTGATTTAGCAAATCAAGAAAACAGCAAACAAAAATCACTGTCAAATACAACCCAATAAAGTCCAAGTATTATCAAAAAAGATCAAAGCTTTATAGCATTAAACCATTTTTTATTAGAAGTAAACATGCAACTTGCATACAAAACCACATAAAGAGTCCGATCAACCCCAGTTTTCAATTTGCCAAACAGAAACAAATCAAAAAACAAACATCACTATCCACTGAAACATACAAATCAAAACCCcaaaattaacaacaaagaTCAAAACTTTATAGCATAAAACCATTGAAACATACAAATCACAGGAACCCCAAAATTGACAATAAAGATCAAAACTTTATAGCATAATACCACAGTTCAGACAAGAAAACATGAAATACATAAACAAAAACACATAAAGAATCGAAAAATAGCAAATGTGTATACCTGCTCGTTATTAGAGGGGTTGTCCATGATGTTTTCAACTGATTGAGACAAGCTAATAACACAAGTAGAAACCTGGGAGAGTGGTACCCAGATAGAAAAGGTTGCAAGTGAGGGAGATTTGAGGGTGTCAAGTACAGGCTCTATTACACTCTGCAGTAGATGTTTTTCGGCTGGTAACAACGGTGAGTGTTAAAGAGAAATATTTTGAGATTATTGCAAGCTGTCCACCAATTCTGAGAGTGTGCTCTAAACAAAATAAtgtaaaattgaatatttgtttACCTTTttagggagaaaaagaaaaggaatataagatacaaattttcagaaaagggAATAAAATGATTATTTGGTATGTGTATATTTTGGAATACTTTTTTATGACGGTTGTTTTATATATTGGCtgagtaaaattattattattatatatatatatatattatgaatcataattttgataaattaataaaaaaattattactttatatctgaaaatataaatatatatttaatattgataaataaaaaaattgttacattaatatatattattaatattaaaatttaaggaTAAAAAGTTTTAACTTCgtactttttgaaaaaattgcaTAATTCTTAAAAGAAGAGTCGCTGGAACTATTTTTTCACatcttcaatttaaatttttaaagtgcTTGTTGATTGAATAAGCCAGATGCTCTTGTTCTCTGGACCCTTATGTTTTTCAACAAGGCTTCTGATGTTCCCTTGGGCTAGGCCCAGAAGTCTTCAATTGAAACTGCATGTTGTTTGAGTGAGCCAGATGCTTTTATTCTCTACCGGGCTCTTATGTTTTAATTTCATAAGACTTCTGATGCTTTCTTGGATTAGGCCCAAAAGTCTTCACTTTAAAATACTTGTTGTTTGAATAAGCCGCTCTTATTGTGGTGGGCctttagttttaatttaataaGGCCTGTAGTGCTTTCTTGGGCTAGCCCCAAAAGTAACGATGGTTGGGTTAGCCCCAGATGTAGTTCTCTATGtataaattattactccctccgttacTTTTTATTAGTCGATTACGTAATTTAAGGCGGCCAAAAAACACACTTCTAcgcattatttttcaaattttctttttctaaataaaagtttaagatttatatttttattcagaaaaggaaaatttgaaaaataatgtgtagagctatattttttttacacctcaaaatacATACAAAAAGTCAAAACAACTAATATATAGGAAGAGAGgaagtattattatttttttctataaatattaaaaaaattcaaaagaataaagatttaaaataCTTTATAAAACTATTTTCtgtaaaaatcttaaaatgccCCATATAAAACAACTCAAGAGACAGAGTTAAAAAGATCCCCATATCTAATGATCAATGCTTCAtgtatactagcctttaaccccgtgcaaagcacggacgGGTATgtgattcgtaatttattaattataatttatttcttaacaccattttattagtattttagtattaatgaattggattttagttaaattatattaaccaactgattatatcttctaacggaaatttagctttcacaatttattttctatctataaatattttcctgatattaatatgtgacagtttattattcaatttaaatcaaaattttcatatatcatatatcttcatatattacgtaatggttcgtgtttgtaataaaataggacacgttagagttaaatttcgagtagaatacgttataattaaaaagtagcgtctctaattatttatatgtattttaaacaaaagatattcaaaattgtatatttataattagttatacatttatctataagtaatttttaatattaatttatgttattaacagtagtttcaccttttttcaactaattataaattatatttaaaaagatattaatatacataacgagtgtttttagtatatgaaactgtttaatagatatctattcgtagacttttagttttagaggagagtaccaaaccaaaatattgtacgactacaaattatacccatgttggctttttatagtatagtatagtatagatgtacCGCAGCAAGTTGCAAAAAGCTGGCTCATCACCTGGATCTTAACCCATCAATCAAGTTTATTCTTCTGTACAAAATACATGATTTCAACTGGGAAAAGCATGAATTATAACTATGAGCTCCAAAAAATTTGAGTATCACTGCAAAAGACCAGCACAGAAGGTGCAGTACAGTCAGCTGGGAGAGTTTGATGCAACTTCATTGAAATATCGCAGCAACGGGCCCTTCTGATCTAAGAATTTCGTATACTTGTCTCTGTATTTTTCGTACTTTTTCATGTTCTGCTCATACATTTCGTTTTCTTTGTCGAGCTTGTCAACTGTAGTCCTCAACATGGATTTCTTTGCATCGATCAGGCGTTGGATGCGCTGGTTATTTGTCTTGGCTGAACGACGATACTGGCTTTTCGATGCAACAGGAAAGTGGATAGAGGGTTCCCTGGAGAAACAGAAAGTACTATACCACGTCAAGATTGAAAAACACTAGTCTGGTGGCACAATTCTGACGAGAGCCGAAAAAAGTAAGGATTTTGGCAAAGCATAACTGAAATCTGATGAAAACATGCACAGAAAAATTGGAAAACGATTGTCTTACCTACGTCCTAGAGAAATAACTCCATTTCCTCTGATGATGCCTCCGTCCAATGAAACTGCACCGTGCTGAATGCAAGATTTTTCTAGTGCCTTTCTCATGCTTTCCCTGGTTTTATAGACTTGGACCTCGCCTAAAAGATGATAGAACAAGGTCTCCCGAAGACCTTTACCACCACAAGTCCTTGTGTACAGCTGATGGGCATCCAAATATATCATATTGATTGCATAACCTATAAACCCCGGTGGACAATTTCCATTTGTCAATGTAGGATTGGGCAACAGAAGCATCCTCTGGGGATCGCCACTGTCATAATCCCCTTGATATGGCCTGTCAGACAACACGATGCAATTCAAGATATTCACATTAAGACAATATGTACTTTTGAATGCTAAGCAGGTTCTAACGACTATGTTACTAGAAGTAAACTATGTACTAGTAGGTTACACTTGGAAAATTCACAACTGAGGAAGAAAAATTTAATCAGGTAACAGAAAGTACTGCGTCAGTCTCAGTGGTACCTTGTATCTTCAAGACAGATAACAGAATAACGACCATCCAAAGATATACCGTACTCAGAAGCCAGTGCTTGAAGACCAGTGGAACCCTTCACACTTCCATCTACATCACATGTTTCAAGATTGTAAGCCGCTTTAAGAGATTTACACACGACTCCAAGCATTTGCTCCTCACCCAGAAACTCTGCCAAAATCCTATGTCAAGGAAAACATAGAAGCTTATACACAGGCTTCCTATTTGCATGTTCATTAAAGCGAAATTTATTGGTAAAAAGAGACCTTCCAAGTTCATTGGTTTCAACATTTCCAAGAAGTGCAACGACGCCTATAATATCTTTTGAAAAATCATAAGTTCTCTTGTTCCTTGATAATTTGCAGACGACCGAAGCAGCTGTGTGACTTAATTCAATCTCTTTCAGCATTCTCTCCTTATCTGGTGAATAACTTGAGTCACCATCAGAGATGGCATCCAATGAAGCTGAATTTTAAAAACCATTTAGTTTAACTTTTCTATATCATGTGAATAAATAGCTGAGAATACATAAATCATGcacaaaaaacaaaatcatcaaatggATTTTCACAAACTAGTAAATCAGTTAAATGCCTTCCCATTAAGCACATAATAAAGAGTGACTAATTCTACGTTAAGTTGGAGAGAATGGAACTATGAAGGAACTGTATGAAAAGATCTGAAAATTTTCAAAGGTAAAGTAAAGACGCGGGAATGAAGAGGGTAGAAAACAATCAAGTTCAGATTTTCGTGTTGAAGTTTGGTAGTTGGATGGAGAATGAAACTTATGAATATTATCCTAATTCCTCTAACATTGTACAAAAACTTTCCAATTAATTAgccaaaacaaatatttacatTCCATTTCCTCCCAATTTCATTCACACAAACACAACATATAAGTTGTGGCACTTTACCTTGCATTTTGGCCAGGCTTTGCTCAAATTCCACTCGCTGGCTATGGAGCATTTCAATAGTTTTTTCATGCTCTCCAATGTACGTTCCATACTCCACAATCTTGTCCTTAAGTTCCTGCAAAGCGAGAGGCACACCTCAAACACAGAAAAGACTTGCTAAGATAGTAGAAGTCCGACTATAAGATAAACATATCATCATAATAGAATATTAATAAGACATATACTCATGTGGTTCCTTAGAAGGCTTGGAGGTGATATAAGATATCCATTGACATTCTTAAATAAAGAGAACATATAACATATACAATCACTACCATCCCTTTTGAGTTTCCGTTCTTGTTCACATTAATAAAAGAATCACGCACAGTTTCACCTATACATGGCACCTTACCTTTTGTTCATTGTAAAGGCTTCCAGCTATGTTTTTTATGCCCTTGGCAGATTCCGGGCTTTTTACCAGCATTATCGATCTATCGTCATGCTGAAGTTTTGGAGTTTCCAAATTGGATGACTTCTCAAGGAATAAATTATCTTTATCAGTACAATGAGGCTGGCTACTGTCATACACAATTTCAGGAGCTTTCTCTACAAGCACCTACAGAAAGATGACAGCTATCAGTATTGGGTTCATGATTATGTTAACAAATTTGCAAGAAAGAATTTGCAGACCGTTATGGTCATGTTAAGCTTCGGGTAGCGAGAATGTGCAGCAAGAAAGGAGAAACTTCCTTCTATCTGAGGAAGCGGAATAGCACGAACAGTGCAGCAGCCATGACGAAAGCTATATTTCACAGAATCGTCGATATCTGTGGAGTCAGACTTCAATATTAGAGCATGGGACATATCACCCTTCTCATTATCGTTTATTGTTTCGTCGATAACACCATCAGATTTGACAATTTCAAACACAACATTTTCCAGTTGAGAGCCAGCAAAACACTTCTCAGGTATCTGCGTACAAAAGATAAGGTAGATCAAGTAGGTTTAGAGAACTCTCCAAATATATACCAAATATCTTTAAGTAAATGGTAAAAATGTAAATGGAAAAACATAAAAGATTAAGAAAGACAAGCTACTACCTCAGTTGCAACTCTTATCATCCTTTTCTCAGTTTGGGACTTCTCGCTAAAGACAGTTTTTGCATTCGATAAGACAGAAAGTGACACTGTAGAGATAAAGACATCAATTGACTATGAAGTATAAATTTGCAAACATAATCTGCGATAAGTTAGATTTTAAGAAAGAATCTTAAATGAATATACAGATGATCAATAGCACCTTATTCCCTCAAATAAATTTACATAGAATATTCAAACGTGGTTCGTGAGTATTTGGGTCTTGTAGGAAAAATACATGCATCAGTATAGCACATGGGTCCGGGTCCCTAACATACAAATGTCAGGGCATGCTATCGGCAGAAAAAAAAAACCGCCGGATGACTTAACCCTAAGTTTTTATGCATATGCAGGGACATTACAGTGTCATCCAGCGGAAAACAGTCTCATTTTAGGATTTCTCTTATCCAgcatttgtaatttttaagCACTGTAGAAAAATAACTAAATGTGTTGGGATGAACGCAAAGGAAAAGGTAAGAATTATCTAAAGGAAGAACAAGCAATTACTGATATAGAGAAACAAATCATGCTTTATTGATGATGTACAGAGGAGGCCAAGCATACCAGTTTCCGAATAACCTGTCGAAACTTTCAACAGACCACTAAGATCAATACACCCACGATTATCCACCTGTGCCGAGACAGTAGtactcattaaaaaaaaatcagattgcTCGAGAGAATTTAGAACACAATAGAAGTAAAGTAAACAAAAACAGTAAAACAAAAGCACAAGCTTGCACTGTTATTGTTTTATAGTATTATGATACAAAAGTCTTAGTGTTCCATTTTTCGGTATAATATGTTAGTACTAGTACTGTCAATAACCATAAAAAATCACACTCACATTCAGTCACTAATGGAAGTACAAACAAGTTTTTGGCAAATATTAGCACTGTTTTAAGTAGTTCTCATATGAATAGGTAAATAAACTAGAAAGTAACAAAAAAGATCAGTGGCAGGACTCACCTGTATTCTCTTTGTTTTATGTTGAAAACAAAACCCGACCATATCCAACAACATTTCCGTATCTTGTTTAACGTGATTACCATATACATCGAAGACCTATCAGAAAACTTCATATTagatatgtaaaataaataaattgagtaCGATGctccataaataaaaataaacaataaatactGAACATGAAAAATAATTCGCTAAAAGATAGAATTAACTATTAAGAGATAAAATAATCTTGACATGTGGGATTCTAGGGAAGGATGATAAATATTGTATGTCATTAATGAACAACATTTCATAAATGTCAACTGATTTTTGGTCTTAATCTCAATTACCTCCAGTTCAAGATCTTGAATAACATTTCCTGGAAGTAGCTGCTTCATAAAATCTTTTGGCTTAGCAATAAGATGGTGTATTGATCCTGGAATAACTGATGAAAATGATAAAGTTAGGTCCACCGAGAAGTTGAGTAAATACTTTTAAGGTCGATAACATAAGCAAGGAAATATATGAAAAGTTATATAACATTGGTTTAAAGAGACACCTTGGCAGGGAATGATTACGCAAAAGGGTTCATCTTCTGAGTATAAAATTAGTTTAGCTTCGTAGCTTGGACGTATGAAGTCCAGATTATGACTTTCAACCAGTAAGTTCTACAGGTTAATTTGTGAACAACGTTAGAGCGGATAGAAGCTATCTACAAAAGTGGACAAGAAATTGTGAAAAGAATAGTACCTCTACTGTGAGAActgaatttttggatgaaatattttgatttaactTTTCAGATTGAAACAGGACAATCTCTTTTGTTAAAACTTTGGCCATCACTTTAGGGACATGTGAAAATGAAGTGCGGTTTCCATACTTATCATAGCATGCAATCGAAATTGGGGGGAAAAAAGAACCAACCCTGAaagaacaaattattaatttaattcacAGATTTgcccaaatatgaaaaatattcagGATTACTACCGATGGAAACTATCTTACCTAACACTGAGTTTTGCACATTGTGTATCACTTACAAACCCCCAACTATCAACCTGGGGCAGTGCCTTAACCGTTACGCCTTTAACAAACCTCCTAAAGTTTGAGTCTTCCTGGAGAGTCTCAAAGCCAAGACATAAAAGGTCAGATGTGGGACATGATACATGCAGTATTACAAATAACATAGAATAAAGGAATAAACAGTAACTGGAATCTCAGTATTACTTACAATGTGAAAAGTAAATGTATATTCCCCAGCTTTTTCAAATATCAGTCTGGGTTTCACTGGGAATATATACAGACCCCGAAACCCATTACGTGTTGAAGGTGGGGTACGAATAGAACAAATATGGTTATTTTCTTGTAGATTCTTATCTTGGGAATTTAGTTTGATTTCTAGAACCATATCAAGGACTGTCAGTGCAATATGCTTCTGATCCAAATTTTCAGACACCAATTCAGAACTAAAAGAGGCAGGGcgtacaactgcaatgacttcaTCAGGAGCAGCATGACCGGCAAATACAGGAGTATCGAAAGGCAACGACTGCATCATATTACAAATAGGTGATTATTGCAGTAGAAACTGTATACAACTAGTAAAACAGGATATGCCAAGAAACAAAGCTGAAGATCATGTCCCAATGTCATTGCAGAGGTATATCCAAATGTTATATGCATTAAAAACACAATGACTATGAGACTAACCTCTTCAACTTCAAGTTCTTCACAATGACGGGCACAGAGTATATCGATTGAGGAGGGAATTTTATGCTGCAGCTTTTCAAGTTGTAAACTCCACTCGGCAGATTCAACAGAAAGACACTAGTGTGAACAAATTCAATCAAATTAATCCCCCCAATTTTATAGAATCAGTAGGACTTCATATTTAAGAAACTAAGCAAAATGTAACATGACTagtaagaatttaaatatcCAACCTTTCCAGAATCAATAATATTGATGGGCAAGGATTTGGATTCACGGATATCTATACTTGGATTTCCTTTTTCATTATCTATAAGAAGGCATCCCTTTTCTTCTGAGGTACCTATCTGCCTTTTTGATGTTTAAGtaataatacaaaaaaaaaaaaaaaacagagaaggAGCACCAAAAGTTaataaaaagagaaaaataagCACACTAAACAAAACTTAGTATATGAGAATCCTCTGGGGAATATCAGATACCTGCAAATAATACGAGACTCCCCTTCACGCAGAACGAACGGGAAGAAAGAAGACAAAGAAGAAAGCGATGGGTTTAGATTCTTCAAATTGATATAATTTAGGTTCTATCAATAATCTATAGTATTAATCATAAGTATACATGTCAAACAATGTACAAGTAACTCTTTCGAATACAAACAGATCAGTTTAGTAATTCAGAGTGAAGGTTTTTGCCGTTTATTACTGGCTGGTAAATTCAAGATCGTGCGGTTATGCATGTAATTTCAAAATTACTTACCACCTGCATCACCTTTAAAACCATCTAAGAGAATGTATTCTAGCACAGCATAGATATTGTTCTTGTAAAATCCTGAACACGCTCCCTTCAAAACTTTAATTTTCTGTCCCGCCTGCCAGGATTTACCCTTCCTCCTTATCATTTTATGAACCCTGACAACTGTCATATAAATTTCAGCAAAACTATAAAACTAGGACACTAAGTTTACCAAACACGGTGAATGAAAAGGGTATGTAAGGTTTCTAAACTACTAGTCCTAAATAAATTCCACAAGAGTAGTGAGCCGATACTGACAACATTATAGCTACACCACAATGGCATGTATCTTACAACTTACCATCTGAAGAAATCCCCAGCTGTTTCTTGTTTGAGGGATTAATGATGATAACAGGCTCATCCTCACCACAGTCACTCTCTTCATCATAAATATTATGCATCTCGAGAATCCACTCTTGATATTGTTTCTCCATTTGCTGAAGTGACAGTTTCTTCCCATCTTTGTAAATTTCCACATGTACATCTGAAGATTAGTCCAAGATGTGTTAATACATGAGTGACTTCAAAAATGACACTAAAACAACTTTAAGTAATCAGA of Daucus carota subsp. sativus chromosome 3, DH1 v3.0, whole genome shotgun sequence contains these proteins:
- the LOC108210502 gene encoding protein DEFECTIVE IN MERISTEM SILENCING 3 isoform X2, producing MDNPSNNEQINASAAQNSLALVLVDEDECAITERRELENGTLSQKESVVDASKKLQDALKQEGLKIKKHEDNINFLKRQENLINDTILDLQDGLMAERDNLSKTKSDVEMIQHNLKHTNSAAGIVCQLKTHHTQGSQLPLIKGVLGIVASLGKIDDDTLSRHLSEYLGTNKMLAIVCKTLDSVKAIESYDKEGLVNKYAGIHGLGTSIGRTIDGRFLVICLEYLCPYVGDFITDDPQRRLDIPKPRLPNGEIPHGFIDYAVNMINIDRENLFNVTHDGHGLRETLFYHLFSHVQVYQTREDMMRAVPLIRNGALSLDGGMIMNKGDYALGDVEEADVKFLKSSGQSHPTAEYCAIEDQIKKTEWEKEHISDDLQREQVLLKKAKATFDVKKQELLQFLAQSSNPVQVQSPAGRDRMSPGDWIKSEVKFETS
- the LOC108210502 gene encoding protein DEFECTIVE IN MERISTEM SILENCING 3 isoform X1, with the translated sequence MDNPSNNEQINASAAQNSLALVLVDEDECAITERRELENGTLSQKESVVDASKKLQDALKQEGLKIKKHEDNINFLKRQENLINDTILDLQVTLGKYHSSDGLMAERDNLSKTKSDVEMIQHNLKHTNSAAGIVCQLKTHHTQGSQLPLIKGVLGIVASLGKIDDDTLSRHLSEYLGTNKMLAIVCKTLDSVKAIESYDKEGLVNKYAGIHGLGTSIGRTIDGRFLVICLEYLCPYVGDFITDDPQRRLDIPKPRLPNGEIPHGFIDYAVNMINIDRENLFNVTHDGHGLRETLFYHLFSHVQVYQTREDMMRAVPLIRNGALSLDGGMIMNKGDYALGDVEEADVKFLKSSGQSHPTAEYCAIEDQIKKTEWEKEHISDDLQREQVLLKKAKATFDVKKQELLQFLAQSSNPVQVQSPAGRDRMSPGDWIKSEVKFETS